The proteins below come from a single Zea mays cultivar B73 chromosome 8, Zm-B73-REFERENCE-NAM-5.0, whole genome shotgun sequence genomic window:
- the LOC100501577 gene encoding autophagy-related protein 18d-like isoform X1, with protein sequence MSSHVSTSRGLHPPGKLGTLDSPGAWQPPAPMAQPEAGRGDDQEVRLLSVAWNQDCGCFAAGTSNGFRIFNCEPFKETFRRDLKSGGFAIVEMLFRCNVLALVGGGSNVLYPPNKVIIWDDLLSRCIGEFAFRSDVRAVKLAKDYIVIVLERKIFVYNFTDLKLLYQIDTLSNPNGLCCLSHHSNTSVLACPGLHQGHVRVEHFGLQMVKTIPAHDSHISCMSLTMDGLLLATASTKGTLIRIFNTMDGTRLQEVRRGLDKAEIYSIALSPNVQWLAVSSDKGTVHIFSLRVRVAGVDSSNEQRALEGPRMDHQNSSSSIDPLIQANTGSNASSSLSFMRGILPKYFSSEWSFAQFHLPEVTRYIVAFGAQNTVMMVGLDGSFYRCSFDQANGGQMLQREHFRFLKSDSPPFRTAAA encoded by the exons ATGAGCTCCCACGTCTCCACATCGCGGGGTCTTCATCCCCCAGGCAAGCTTGGGACGTTGGACTCACCCGGTGCGTGGCAGCCGCCAGCACCTATGGCTCAGCCCGAAGCAGGCCGCGGTGATGACCAGGAGGTCAGGCTGTTGTCGGTTGCTTGGAATCAGGATTGTGGATGCTTTGCTGCCGGTACCAGTAACGGATTCAGGATCTTTAATTGCGAGCCTTTCAAGGAGACTTTCAGGAGGGATCTCAAGAGCGGCGGGTTCGCGATTGTCGAGATGCTGTTCCGTTGCAACGTCCTTGCTCTTGTAGGTGGTGGCTCCAATGTGCTGTACCCGCCGAACAAGGTGATTATCTGGGACGATCTCCTGAGCCGTTGCATTGGGGAGTTCGCCTTTCGCTCTGATGTCCGAGCTGTAAAATTAGCAAAGGACTACATCGTGATTGTCCTCGAGCGCAAGATATTTGTCTACAACTTCACCGATCTGAAGCTGCTCTACCAGATTGACACCCTGTCAAATCCCAATGGACTTTGCTGCCTCTCTCATCATTCCAATACTTCAGTGTTGGCCTGCCCTGGGTTGCACCAGGGGCATGTTCGCGTGGAGCATTTCGGGCTGCAGATGGTGAAGACAATCCCAGCTCACGATTCACACATCTCTTGCATGTCACTGACAATGGATGGTCTCCTGCTGGCAACAGCGAGCACGAAGGGCACTTTGATTAGAATATTCAACACAATGGATGGCACTCGTCTACAAGAG GTACGCAGAGGGCTTGACAAAGCAGAAATATACAGCATTGCATTGTCGCCCAATGTGCAGTGGTTGGCAGTGTCCAGCGACAAAGGGACTGTTCATATTTTCTCCCTGAGAGTCAGAGTTGCTGGAGTGGATTCAAGCAATGAGCAACGCGCTCTTGAAGGTCCACGGATGGATCACCAGAACTCTTCCAGTTCTATTGATCCTCTTATTCAGGCGAACACTGGATCCAATGCTAGTTCATCACTGTCTTTTATGAGAG GGATCCTGCCGAAGTATTTCAGTTCAGAGTGGTCATTTGCTCAGTTCCATTTACCAGAAGTCACTCGTTACATAGTAGCCTTTGGTGCCCAGAATACTGTGATGATGGTTGGCCTGGATGGCAG CTTCTACAGGTGCAGCTTTGACCAAGCGAATGGAGGGCAGATGTTGCAGAGGGAACATTTCCGGTTTCTCAAGTCCGACAGCCCACCTTTCAGGACTGCAGCCGCTTGA
- the LOC103634857 gene encoding rhamnogalacturonan I rhamnosyltransferase 1, producing MVAVGGVRRKRAWRWAMRAVASAVVWTAVVQVASIAGLFRPRVVADCGGKGGGGAAAGLAALAGEDSAAARLSPPALVPKRIYKSNGYLRVTCNGGLNQMRAGICDMVTIARHLNLTLVVPELDKRSFWADPSDFGDIFDVDHFINSLRDELMIVKELPLKLQLIRTKKRLYSMSPVSWSNETYYLKRILPLARKHKVIHFDKSDARLANNGLPVQLQMLRCRVNFDALRFTPQIEALGRQLISTLQRSGQFVVLHLRYEMDMLSFSGCTHGCSTEEAEELTRMRYAYPWWKEKEIGSEAKRLQGLCPLTPEEITLVLKALGFTKDTLIYIASGEIYGGERRLAVLKAAYPKLVRKEKILSPDELRPFQNHSTQMAALDYMVSLASDIFIPSYDGNMARVVEGHRRSASLDSVRNINNH from the exons ATGGTGGCCGTCGGCGGTGTGCGGCGGAAGCGGGCGTGGCGGTGGGCCATGCGGGCGGTGGCCAGCGCCGTCGTGTGGACCGCGGTCGTGCAGGTCGCCTCCATCGCCGGGCTGTTCCGCCCGCGGGTCGTCGCCGACTGCGGCGGgaaaggcggcggcggcgccgcggCCGGGCTCGCCGCTCTCGCCGGCGAGGACAGCGCCGCCGCGAGGCTGTCGCCGCCGGCGCTCGTGCCCAAGA GAATTTACAagagcaacggctatctacgAGTGACTTGCAATGGTGGCCTCAACCAAATGCGAGCCGGG ATATGCGATATGGTTACTATAGCACGCCATCTAAATCTAACGCTTGTGGTCCCTGAATTGGACAAAAGGTCGTTTTGGGCTGACCCAAG TGATTTTGGAGATATTTTTGACGTGGACCACTTCATTAATTCCTTGAGAGATGAGCTGATGATAGTTAAAGAGCTGCCTTTGAAACTCCAGTTAATAAGAACTAAGAAGAGACTGTACTCCATGTCTCCTGTCAGCTGGTCGAATGAAACATACTACCTAAAGCGG ATACTACCTCTTGCAAGGAAGCACAAAGTAATCCATTTCGATAAATCAGACGCCCGCCTTGCAAACAACGGCCTTCCAGTTCAGCTCCAGATGCTGCGTTGCCGTGTAAACTTCGATGCTTTGAGATTCACCCCACAGATTGAGGCCCTTGGCAGACAGCTTATCTCCACTCTCCAGAGAAGCGGGCAATTCGTTGTGCTTCACCTGCGCTATGAGATGGACATGCTCTCCTTTTCAGGCTGCACGCATGGCTGCTCTACTGAAGAAGCTGAGGAGCTCACTAGAATGAG ATATGCTTATCCATGGTGGAAAGAAAAAGAGATTGGTTCTGAAGCGAAGAGGCTTCAGGGACTTTGCCCCCTCACGCCAGAGGAGATTACTCTAGTGCTTAAAGCTCTAGGGTTCACAAAGGACACGCTGATCTACATTGCTTCTGGTGAGATCTATGGCGGCGAAAGGCGCTTGGCAGTGCTCAAGGCTGCGTACCCTAAACTA GTAAGGAAGGAGAAGATTCTATCTCCTGATGAACTGCGGCCGTTCCAGAACCATTCGACCCAGATGGCAGCGCTGGATTACATGGTCTCTCTAGCGAGCGATATTTTCATTCCCAGCTATGACGGAAATATGGCAAGGGTTGTTGAAGGTCACCGCAGGTCCGCATCTCTGGATTCCGTTCGGAACATTAATAATCACTAG
- the LOC100285935 gene encoding uncharacterized protein LOC100285935: protein MGFGVVHLLDAVFRRMFRSAGLRPGSATVNAEDDTVIHYWAHPSLLRPPPSDSDSEQRQPVVVLIHGFGPDPTWQWAAQAGPLSRHFRLVVPTLLFFGASGTRAPARSDASQAAALAALLAGPGQQHLPGLGAGRTVHVVGTSYGGLVAYHLARELERQGGGVRVGKVVLCDSDACKGAEDDRALAARSGVAEVAELLAPADTRALRRLMAVCAHRPVKYVPECLLRDMLRRYFADKREEKMALIRGIATGEGFELAPLPQEVLIIWGEFDQIFPVDKAHKVKEKLGEKATVKVIPNAGHLPQQEDSKLFNRVLLDFLLRPSSTAA, encoded by the exons ATGGGTTTCGGCGTAGTGCACCTCCTCGACGCGGTGTTCCGCCGCATGTTCCGGTCGGCCGGCCTCCGCCCGGGCTCGGCCACGGTGAACGCCGAAGACGACACGGTCATCCACTACTGGGCCCACCCGTCCCTCCTCCGCCCGCCGCCCTCCGACTCCGACTCCGAGCAGCGGCAGCCGGTGGTGGTGCTGATCCACGGGTTCGGGCCGGACCCGACGTGGCAGTGGGCGGCGCAGGCGGGCCCGCTGTCGCGCCACTTCCGCCTGGTGGTGCCGACGCTGCTCTTCTTCGGGGCGTCCGgcacgcgcgcgcccgcgcggtCCGACGCCTCCCAGGCCGCCGCGCTCGCCgcgctgctcgcgggcccgggccagcAGCACCTCCCGGGCCTCGGCGCCGGCCGCACCGTGCACGTGGTGGGCACCAGCTACGGCGGCCTCGTGGCGTACCACCTCGCCCGGGAGCTGGAGCGGCAAGGCGGCGGCGTTCGCGTCGGCAAGGTGGTGCTGTGCGACTCGGACGCGTGCAAGGGCGCCGAGGACGACCGCGCGCTGGCGGCCAGGAGCGGCGTGGCGGAGGTGGCGGAGCTGCTGGCGCCCGCCGACACCCGGGCGCTGCGCCGCCTCATGGCGGTCTGCGCCCACCGCCCCGTCAAGTACGTCCCCGAGTGCCTCCTCCGCGACATGCTCCGG AGATACTTCGCGGACAAGAGGGAGGAGAAGATGGCGCTCATCAGAGGGATCGCCACCGGAGAAGGCTTCGAGCTTGCTCCGCTGCCTCAG GAGGTGCTCATCATCTGGGGAGAGTTCGACCAGATCTTCCCGGTGGACAAAGCGCACAAGGTGAAAGA GAAGCTCGGGGAGAAGGCGACGGTGAAGGTGATCCCCAACGCGGGGCACCTGCCGCAGCAGGAGGACAGCAAGCTCTTCAACCGAGTCCTCCTCGACTTCCTGCTGCGcccttcctccaccgccgcctga